One Punica granatum isolate Tunisia-2019 chromosome 3, ASM765513v2, whole genome shotgun sequence genomic window carries:
- the LOC116199652 gene encoding metal transporter Nramp1-like isoform X2 — protein sequence MEYPPAVNYCLWALAEVAVIAADIPEVIGTAVALNMLLKVPIWAGVLLAGLNTLLLLGLQRYGIRKLEIVIVVLLLVVGGCFFAVMVHARPSAEEIVTGMFVPKLDSGRATRDAVALLGALIMPHNLYLHSALVISRKIQHSSEGIRSASRYFMLESGVALFFTFLINVAVVSVSASVCSRPQVSPQVDKSQCKDITLQSAAVLLKNALGNWSSKLFAISLLASGQSSTVTGTYAGQFIMQGFLDLKMKLWLRNLVTRCIAIAPSLVVCIIGGSAGASRLIIIASMILSFDLPFALVPLLRFTSREAKMHQHKSSITVTILSWILGFGTIGINMYFITTSLAGWITSGRLPKVLSALVATIMFPAMVAYVVMLMYLICKPEMPPPGSESLQADVASGGRRTPTRDSNSAGSDRIETVEEISTCL from the exons ATGGAGTATCCTCCGGCAGTGAATTACTGCCTATGGGCACTAGCCGAAGTGGCTGTAATCGCTGCTGATATCCCCGAAG TGATAGGGACAGCAGTGGCCCTCAACATGCTTCTCAAGGTGCCCATCTGGGCCGGGGTGTTGCTTGCGGGACTGAAcactctcctcctccttggaCTGCAGCGATACGGC ATAAGGAAACTGGAGATTGTGATTGTTGTTCTACTGCTGGTGGTTGGTGGCTGCTTCTTTGCAGTAATGGTTCACGCAAGGCCCAGTGCCGAGGAGATTGTGACGGGGATGTTCGTGCCTAAGTTGGACAGTGGTCGAGCCACTAGGGATGCTGTTGCTCTATTGGGAGCCCTCATAATGCC GCACAATCTTTATCTTCATTCAGCGCTTGTAATTTCGAGAAAGATTCAACACTCCTCAGAAGGCATTCGG AGTGCAAGCAGGTACTTCATGTTGGAGAGCGGCGTAGCTCTGTTCTTCACGTTTCTCATCAATGTGGCCGTCGTATCCGTAAGCGCAAGTGTGTGCTCTCGCCCCCAAGTCTCCCCACAGGTCGACAAGTCTCAGTGCAAGGACATCACTCTTCAATCCGCAGCGGTCTTGCTCAAG AATGCACTCGGAAATTGGAGTTCGAAGCTATTTGCTATTTCCCTGCTTGCCTCAGGCCAGAGCTCAACGGTCACAGGAACCTATGCGGGACAGTTCATTATGCAG GGCTTCTTGGATTTGAAAATGAAGCTCTGGTTAAGGAATCTTGTGACGAGGTGTATAGCGATTGCTCCGAGTTTGGTGGTTTGCATCATCGGTGGATCAGCAGGAGCTTCACGGCTCATTATCATTGCTTCA ATGATCTTGTCCTTCGATCTGCCTTTCGCGTTGGTCCCTCTCCTCCGATTCACAAGCAGAGAAGCCAAAATGCATCAGCACAAGAGCTCTATCACA GTGACAATCCTCTCTTGGATTTTGGGGTTTGGCACTATAGGGATTAACATGTACTTCATTACCACAAGCTTAGCCGGATGGATCACAAGCGGTCGACTGCCCAAGGTGTTGTCAGCTCTGGTTGCGACCATTATGTTTCCGGCGATGGTTGCCTATGTGGTCATGCTAATGTATCTTATATGTAAACCGGAGATGCCTCCTCCAGGCTCCGAGAGCTTGCAAGCAGATGTTGCCTCAGGTGGTAGGCGCACGCCTACAAGGGATTCGAACAGCGCAGGATCTGATCGGATTGAAACAGTAGAAGAAATCAGCACATGCTTGTAA
- the LOC116199651 gene encoding pentatricopeptide repeat-containing protein At5g65570: MRLNSFIHFRNCSSSASQPFFSIATHTQLTASSPCFSSLIHQCTPTKNLSDLKIVHTHLVKNGFCHLSLGHKLIDSYLKCGSMSDARRLLDEMPEPHIVSWNSVISAYASQNRSGEAVELYGRMVSEGVLPDEYTFSSVFRAFSRLGVVLEARRAHGLAVVLGLETSNVFVGSALVDMYAKLGEMRDARSVCDRVWDQDVVLLTALIVGYAQKGEDVEALEVFSDMVRKGIRPNEFTFSSTLVSCANFGDAKVGESVHGLMIKLGYVSAVASQTSLLTMYSKFGMVKESSRAFNALENPNKITWTSLIVGLIQNGKEETSLLKFRKMMRSSAKPNSFTLSSVVCACSRLAMLDTGRQIHALATKYGLDWRNYVGTALIDMYGKCGTPDQARSVFDALVEADLVSMNSMIYSYALNGCGGEALDLFYTMRDLTSLELNDMTFLGVLLACNNSGLVEEGQRIFTYLREKTDIKVSSGHYACMVDLLGRSGRLVEAEMLVNQVKNPDAVLWRTLLSACRIHRAVKMAERVWTKVLELAPGDEGTHILLSNLYASTSNWSQVIAMKSTMRDMRLKKGPAMSWVEIDREVHTFMAGDFSHPESEKILGKLGELIRKAKSLGYIPDTSFVLQDMDEDKKETSLYYHSERLAIAFALWRTSDKTTCIRVLKNLRVCGDCHTWIKFVTVAVGREIIARDSKRFHHFKNGSCSCGDYW, encoded by the coding sequence ATGCGGCTCAACTCTTTCATTCACTTCAGGAACTGTTCCTCCTCTGCTTCTCAGCCCTTCTTTTCCATAGCTACGCACACCCAGCTCACGGCCTCTTCTCCCTGCTTCTCTTCCCTCATACACCAATGCACACCGACCAAGAACCTCTCAGACCTCAAGATTGTCCATACCCATCTGGTCAAGAACGGGTTCTGCCACCTCTCTCTGGGCCACAAGCTCATCGACTCCTACCTCAAATGCGGCAGCATGTCCGACGCCCGCCGCCTGCTCGACGAAATGCCCGAGCCGCACATCGTCTCGTGGAACTCCGTGATCTCCGCTTACGCGAGCCAGAACAGGAGCGGGGAAGCCGTCGAGCTCTATGGCAGGATGGTTTCGGAGGGTGTGCTCCCCGACGAGTACACGTTCTCGAGCGTGTTCCGAGCTTTTTCCAGGCTTGGTGTCGTGCTCGAAGCGCGGAGGGCTCATGGGCTGGCTGTGGTTTTGGGCTTGGAGACCTCGAATGTTTTTGTGGGAAGTGCTCTCGTGGATATGTATGCGAAGCTCGGGGAAATGAGAGATGCGAGATCAGTTTGTGATCGAGTATGGGATCAAGATGTTGTCTTATTGACAGCATTGATTGTGGGTTACGCTCAGAAGGGAGAGGACGTCGAGGCTCTGGAGGTGTTCTCGGATATGGTCAGGAAGGGGATCAGGCCTAATGAGTTCACCTTTTCGAGTACTTTAGTTAGCTGTGCAAACTTCGGAGATGCCAAAGTTGGTGAATCGGTCCACGGGCTAATGATCAAGTTGGGCTATGTTTCGGCTGTTGCGTCTCAAACATCTCTCCTCACCATGTATTCGAAGTTTGGGATGGTCAAAGAATCGTCCAGGGCATTCAATGCATTGGAGAATCCGAACAAAATAACATGGACATCTCTCATAGTGGGGCTCATTCAAAATGGGAAGGAAGAGACTTCTCTTCTAAAATTTCGGAAAATGATGCGAAGCTCAGCAAAGCCGAACTCTTTCACTCTTTCCAGTGTTGTTTGTGCTTGCTCGAGGCTTGCTATGCTTGACACTGGGAGACAGATACACGCATTAGCTACTAAGTATGGACTTGACTGGCGTAATTATGTGGGGACGGCTCTCATTGACATGTATGGGAAGTGTGGAACCCCTGACCAGGCGAGGTCGGTTTTCGATGCTCTGGTTGAGGCTGATTTAGTCTCGATGAACTCGATGATTTATAGTTATGCCCTTAATGGTTGTGGAGGGGAAGCGCTTGACTTATTCTATACAATGAGGGATTTGACATCCCTAGAGCTGAATGACATGACTTTTCTCGGTGTTCTTCTAGCATGTAATAACTCGGGATTGGTTGAAGAGGGTCAGAGAATATTCACCTACTTAAGAGAGAAAACTGATATTAAAGTTTCTAGTGGTCATTATGCTTGTATGGTTGATTTACTGGGAAGATCAGGGAGACTTGTCGAGGCAGAAATGCTGGTAAACCAAGTGAAGAACCCTGATGCGGTTCTGTGGAGGACTCTGCTAAGTGCTTGTAGGATTCATAGAGCGGTTAAAATGGCCGAGCGTGTCTGGACCAAAGTCCTTGAGCTTGCCCCAGGGGACGAGGGgactcatattttattgtctAACCTTTACGCATCCACTTCCAATTGGAGCCAGGTCATTGCGATGAAGAGCACGATGAGGGATATGAGGCTGAAAAAGGGCCCTGCAATGAGCTGGGTCGAGATCGACCGAGAGGTTCATACTTTCATGGCAGGTGATTTTTCGCACCCAGAGTCGGAGAAAATACTTGGGAAGTTGGGGGAGTTGATCAGGAAGGCAAAGAGTCTCGGCTACATCCCCGATACCAGTTTTGTCTTGCAGGACATGGACGAAGACAAGAAGGAGACGTCTCTTTATTATCACAGCGAGAGGCTTGCAATAGCTTTTGCTCTATGGAGGACTAGCGATAAGACCACTTGTATTCGAGTTCTAAAGAATCTCAGAGTTTGCGGAGATTGCCACACTTGGATAAAGTTTGTTACAGTTGCTGTTGGTAGGGAGATAATTGCAAGAGATTCAAAGAGGTTTCATCACTTTAAGAATGGGTCATGCTCTTGTGGAGATTATTGGTGA
- the LOC116199652 gene encoding metal transporter Nramp1-like isoform X1, whose protein sequence is MALVQIVETPRWKKILTFVGPGFLVSVAYLDPGNLETDLQAGADQKYELLWIVFIGLVYALIIQSRSANLGVATGKHLSEHCKMEYPPAVNYCLWALAEVAVIAADIPEVIGTAVALNMLLKVPIWAGVLLAGLNTLLLLGLQRYGIRKLEIVIVVLLLVVGGCFFAVMVHARPSAEEIVTGMFVPKLDSGRATRDAVALLGALIMPHNLYLHSALVISRKIQHSSEGIRSASRYFMLESGVALFFTFLINVAVVSVSASVCSRPQVSPQVDKSQCKDITLQSAAVLLKNALGNWSSKLFAISLLASGQSSTVTGTYAGQFIMQGFLDLKMKLWLRNLVTRCIAIAPSLVVCIIGGSAGASRLIIIASMILSFDLPFALVPLLRFTSREAKMHQHKSSITVTILSWILGFGTIGINMYFITTSLAGWITSGRLPKVLSALVATIMFPAMVAYVVMLMYLICKPEMPPPGSESLQADVASGGRRTPTRDSNSAGSDRIETVEEISTCL, encoded by the exons ATGGCTCTCGTGCAGATTGTCGAGACTCCAAGGTGGAAGAAGATCCTGACCTTTGTAGGCCCCGGTTTTCTGGTCTCCGTTGCGTATCTCGATCCCGGAAACT TGGAGACAGATCTTCAGGCCGGGGCGGACCAAAAATACGAG TTGCTATGGATCGTGTTTATTGGGCTTGTGTACGCGCTCATCATTCAATCACGTTCCGCAAATCTTGGAGTAGCCACAG GGAAGCATCTGTCAGAGCATTGTAAGATGGAGTATCCTCCGGCAGTGAATTACTGCCTATGGGCACTAGCCGAAGTGGCTGTAATCGCTGCTGATATCCCCGAAG TGATAGGGACAGCAGTGGCCCTCAACATGCTTCTCAAGGTGCCCATCTGGGCCGGGGTGTTGCTTGCGGGACTGAAcactctcctcctccttggaCTGCAGCGATACGGC ATAAGGAAACTGGAGATTGTGATTGTTGTTCTACTGCTGGTGGTTGGTGGCTGCTTCTTTGCAGTAATGGTTCACGCAAGGCCCAGTGCCGAGGAGATTGTGACGGGGATGTTCGTGCCTAAGTTGGACAGTGGTCGAGCCACTAGGGATGCTGTTGCTCTATTGGGAGCCCTCATAATGCC GCACAATCTTTATCTTCATTCAGCGCTTGTAATTTCGAGAAAGATTCAACACTCCTCAGAAGGCATTCGG AGTGCAAGCAGGTACTTCATGTTGGAGAGCGGCGTAGCTCTGTTCTTCACGTTTCTCATCAATGTGGCCGTCGTATCCGTAAGCGCAAGTGTGTGCTCTCGCCCCCAAGTCTCCCCACAGGTCGACAAGTCTCAGTGCAAGGACATCACTCTTCAATCCGCAGCGGTCTTGCTCAAG AATGCACTCGGAAATTGGAGTTCGAAGCTATTTGCTATTTCCCTGCTTGCCTCAGGCCAGAGCTCAACGGTCACAGGAACCTATGCGGGACAGTTCATTATGCAG GGCTTCTTGGATTTGAAAATGAAGCTCTGGTTAAGGAATCTTGTGACGAGGTGTATAGCGATTGCTCCGAGTTTGGTGGTTTGCATCATCGGTGGATCAGCAGGAGCTTCACGGCTCATTATCATTGCTTCA ATGATCTTGTCCTTCGATCTGCCTTTCGCGTTGGTCCCTCTCCTCCGATTCACAAGCAGAGAAGCCAAAATGCATCAGCACAAGAGCTCTATCACA GTGACAATCCTCTCTTGGATTTTGGGGTTTGGCACTATAGGGATTAACATGTACTTCATTACCACAAGCTTAGCCGGATGGATCACAAGCGGTCGACTGCCCAAGGTGTTGTCAGCTCTGGTTGCGACCATTATGTTTCCGGCGATGGTTGCCTATGTGGTCATGCTAATGTATCTTATATGTAAACCGGAGATGCCTCCTCCAGGCTCCGAGAGCTTGCAAGCAGATGTTGCCTCAGGTGGTAGGCGCACGCCTACAAGGGATTCGAACAGCGCAGGATCTGATCGGATTGAAACAGTAGAAGAAATCAGCACATGCTTGTAA
- the LOC116199653 gene encoding probable glycosyltransferase At5g03795: MSAATGKPPLQPQSPPSWPLCSLQGSLLGLAVLTLISFVHLSLSSVRFPLQSSGATSVKLISQFYNASVNNVLSEDFEDLSDVYHLPEIFRVNYAAMERDFKVYIYPDGDPDTFYQTPRKLTGKYASEGYFFQNIRESRFRTENPDEADLFFLPISCHKMRGKGTSYDNMTIIVQNYVESLIAKYPYWNRTLGADHFFVTCHDIGVRATEGVPYLIKNAIRVVCSPSYNVGFIPHKDVALPQVLQPFALPAGGNDVENRTRLGFWAGHRNSKIRVILARVWENDTELDISNNRINRATGHLVYQKRFYRTKFCICPGGSQVNSARITDSIHYGCIPVILSDYYDLPFNDVLDWRKFAVVLKEADVYDLKQILKNISDDQFLQLHNNLVKVQKHFQWNTPPIKYDAFHMVMYELWLRHRVVKY, encoded by the exons ATGTCGGCGGCGACCGGGAAGCCACCGCTGCAGCCACAGTCGCCGCCTTCTTGGCCACTTTGCTCGCTCCAGGGATCGCTCCTCGGCCTCGCGGTCCTCACCCTGATCTCCTTCGTCCACCTCTCCCTCAGCTCCGTCCGGTTCCCTCTCCAGAGCTCCGGCGCCACCTCGGTGAAGCTTATCTCCCAATTCTACAACGCCTCGGTTAACAACGTCCTCTCCGAGGACTTCGAAGATCTCTCGGATGTCTACCACTTGCCGGAGATCTTCAGGGTGAATTATGCGGCGATGGAAAGGGATTTTAAGGTTTATATCTATCCCGACGGCGATCCTGACACCTTCTATCAGACTCCGAGGAAGCTCACCGGGAAGTACGCCAGTGAGGGATACTTCTTTCAGAATATAAGGGAGAGCCGGTTCCGCACGGAGAATCCCGACGAGGCCGACCTCTTCTTCCTTCCGATCTCTTGCCATAAGATGCGAGGAAAG GGCACGTCTTATGATAATATGACCATAATAGTCCAGAACTATGTGGAGAGTCTGATTGCCAAGTACCCTTACTGGAATAGAACCTTGGGAGCGGATCACTTTTTTGTCACTTGCCATGATATCGGGGTGAGGGCAACTGAAGGTGTCCCATATCTTATAAAGAATGCGATCAGGGTAGTCTGCTCCCCAAGCTACAATGTCGGGTTCATTCCCCACAAGGACGTTGCCCTACCCCAAGTGCTGCAACCATTTGCTCTTCCTGCTGGAGGAAATGATGTCGAGAACAG GACACGTCTTGGTTTTTGGGCTGGTCATAGGAATTCTAAAATCAGAGTCATACTGGCACGTGTGTGGGAGAATGATACCGAGCTTGACATATCCAATAACAGAATAAACAGGGCAACTGGACATCTCGTATACCAAAAGAGATTTTACAGGACAAAGTTTTGTATATGTCCAGGTGGATCCCAAGTCAACAGTGCCCGAATTACTGATTCAATCCATTATGGATGCATTCCTG TGATCTTATCGGACTACTATGACCTTCCGTTCAACGATGTCCTCGACTGGAGAAAATTTGCTGTTGTACTAAAGGAGGCTGATGTGTATGATCTGAAGCAAATACTGAAGAACATATCAGATGACCAGTTTTTGCAACTGCACAACAACTTAGTGAAG GTCCAAAAACATTTCCAGTGGAATACACCACCAATTAAGTATGATGCCTTCCATATGGTCATGTACGAGCTGTGGCTCCGCCACCGGGTTGTCAAGTACTGA